Proteins encoded together in one Rhipicephalus sanguineus isolate Rsan-2018 chromosome 9, BIME_Rsan_1.4, whole genome shotgun sequence window:
- the LOC119405537 gene encoding uncharacterized protein LOC119405537, which translates to MEPSEVTSESDSLLPNEPCVASMSTPPRSVGKNKSGHILNSDSRNMIFHCYTYWRNREPERSVEDTSKFVAEMLGVSESTVFKVRREAKASSSSGGNLSTPSRKRPRNAEKRRRSTKYDSFTLCALRSCVHDSFRRNEIPTVEKITNEFSNRMDLPSLKRCTVRRLLAEIGFKYEKRCRNSLLIDRDDIVEWRNRYLRDVERYRAEGRKIFFRDETWVTAGHTQLIVWTDTVVQKRGRLYARANGLSTGLKQPSGKGQRLIVTHIGSEDGFVDGCLDVFRGRKTGYYHEEMDVNRFEGWFGDVLQKLPAGSVIVLDNAPYHSRREEKLPTTSWKKESIQEWLNSKDIAYSATLVKRQLLELVASVKPRFLSYIIDNAAARAGCVVLRLPPYHCEFNPIELVWAKVKNGIAADNRDFKLCTVEDILREKIKNVTAEDWRKNIRHVMELEAKFRVDSSGSDHAQPIVIQLGEDDTEESDSDCELSGIEPLKEA; encoded by the coding sequence ATGGAGCCCAGCGAGGTGACATCGGAAAGCGATTCTTTGTTGCCGAACGAGCCTTGTGTTGCCTCGATGTCCACACCACCAAGGAGCGTCGGCAAGAACAAGAGCGGCCACATCCTCAACAGCGATTCACGGAACATGATCTTCCACTGCTACACGTACTGGCGCAACAGGGAGCCCGAACGCAGCGTGGAGGACACGAGCAAGTTTGTCGCCGAGATGCTCGGTGTCAGCGAAAGCACAGTCTTCAAGGTGAGGAGAGAGGCCAAGGCTTCGTCTTCTTCGGGCGGCAATCTCTCGACGCCCTCGCGAAAGCGCCCACGAAATGCGGAGAAGAGAAGACGCAGCACGAAATATGACAGCTTCACGTTGTGCGCACTGAGGTCATGTGTGCACGATTCCTTTCGCCGCAACGAGATACCGACGGTCGAGAAGATAACCAACGAGTTCTCGAACCGTATGGATCTCCCGTCACTGAAGCGCTGTACTGTGCGGCGCCTGCttgccgagatcggcttcaagtacGAGAAGAGGTGCCGCAACTCGCTGCTTATCGAccgcgacgacatcgtcgagtgGCGGAATCGCTACCTTCGTGACGTGGAGCGCTACCGGGCGGAAGGCCGAAAGATCTTCTTCCGGGACGAGACATGGGTGACGGCGGGACACACTCAGTTGATCGTATGGACAGACACCGTGGTGCAGAAGCGCGGACGCCTGTACGCTCGCGCAAATGGCCTTTCAACGGGTCTGAAACAACCCTCTGGGAAAGGCCAGCGCCTGATCGTCACGCACATCGGCAGTGAAGATGGGTTCGTAGACGGCTGCTTGGATGTATTCCGAGGGCGAAAAACAGGCTATTACCACGAAGAAATGGACGTCAATCGCTTCGAGGGATGGTTCGGCGACGTGCTGCAGAAGTTGCCAGCTGGTAGTGTCATTGTTTTGGACAATGCACCTTACCACTCCCGGCGAGAAGAGAAATTGCCGACGACGTCCTGGAAGAAGGAAAGCATACAAGAGTGGCTGAATAGCAAGGACATCGCCTACAGCGCGACGTTAGTCAAGAGGCAGCTGCTTGAGTTGGTGGCATCTGTGAAGCCACGCTTTCTCAGCTACATCATAGACAACGCAGCTGCAAGGGCCGGTTGCGTTGTGCTCAGGCTCCCGCCGTACCACTGCGAATTCAATCCCATTGAGCTCGTGTGGGCAAAGGTGAAAAATGGTATCGCTGCGGACAACCGAGACTTTAAGCTGTGCACTGTTGAAGACATCTTGAGGGAAAAAATCAAGAACGTAACGGCGGAAGACTGGAGGAAGAACATCCGGCATGTGATGGAACTGGAGGCTAAGTTCCGAGTTGACTCGTCTGGAAGTGACCATGCCCAGCCCATCGTCATCCAACTGGGGGAAGATGACACTGAAGAAAGCGACTCTGACTGCGAGCTGTCCGGCATTGAGCCCCTCAAGGAAGCTTAA